In Aegilops tauschii subsp. strangulata cultivar AL8/78 chromosome 3, Aet v6.0, whole genome shotgun sequence, one genomic interval encodes:
- the LOC109736976 gene encoding vesicle transport v-SNARE 11: MTDVFQGYERQYCEISASLSRKCTAAASQEGEKLKQKASEIKSGIDGAEALIRKMDLEARNLQPSVRAGQLAKLREYKSDLNNLKGALKRITAGNGQQGAREELLESGMADTLVVSADQRSRLLRTTERQNQTTDRIRDSHRTMLETEELGVSIMHDLHQQRQSLLHANDTASNISVNSPYLSITLFLRIIHFSIAKYLWTPK, translated from the exons ATGACCGATGTATTCCAGGGCTACGAGCGCCAGTACTGCGAGATCTCGGCCTCCCTCTCCCGCAAATGCACGGCCGCCGCCTCCCAGGAGGGAG AGAAACTGAAGCAAAAGGCCTCGGAGATCAAATCCGGCATCGATGGCGCCGAGGCACTA ATAAGGAAGATGGATCTTGAAGCAAGGAACCTCCAGCCGAGCGTGAGGGCCGGGCAACTGGCGAAACTGAGAGAGTACAAGTCGGATCTTAACAATCTGAAGGGGGCGTTGAAGAGAATCACTGCTGGTAATGGCCAACAAGGGGCGAGAGAGGAGTTGCTGGAGTCAGGAATGGCAGATACGTTGGTG GTATCTGCTGATCAAAGGTCAAGATTGCTCAGGACAACGGAAAGGCAAAATCAGACAACTGATAGGATCAGAGATAGCCATAGAACTATGCTGGAAACAGAAGAGCTTGGAGTCTCCATCATGCATGACTTGCATCAGCAGCGCCAGTCTCTTTTGCATGCTAATGATACGGCAAGTAACATTTCTGTTAATTCTCCCTATTTGTCAATTACTTTGTTTCTGCGCATTATTCATTTTTCCATCGCAAAGTATTTGTGGACCCCAAAATAG